A portion of the Pedobacter cryoconitis genome contains these proteins:
- the eno gene encoding phosphopyruvate hydratase translates to MSLIIDVHARQILDSRGNPTVEVEVITENGQMGRAAVPSGASTGKHEAVELRDGDKKVYMGKGVLKAVENVNKKIAKELQGIDVFEQNLIDKAMIDLDGSENKGNLGANAILGVSLAVAKAAAAESRQPLYRYIGGVNANTLPIPMMNILNGGAHADNKIDFQEFMIMPLGASSFSEALQMGTQVFHHLKDVLKKKGYSTNVGDEGGFAPNIGSNVEAIETVLTAIETAGFTPGKDIWIAMDAAASEMYDSKTKTYNFHKSSGEKLTSDEMVKYWVDWANKYPIISIEDGLDEDDWDAWEALTLAIGNKVQLVGDDLFVTNVKRLQQGIDKSIANSILVKVNQIGTLTETINAVSLAQNSGYTSVMSHRSGETEDTTIADLAVALNCGQIKTGSASRSDRIAKYNQLLRIEEELGSAARFIGKDFKFLKK, encoded by the coding sequence ATGAGTTTAATTATTGATGTTCATGCAAGGCAAATCCTCGATTCTAGAGGTAACCCTACTGTTGAAGTAGAAGTAATCACTGAAAATGGCCAAATGGGCCGTGCTGCTGTACCATCTGGTGCAAGTACTGGTAAACACGAGGCTGTTGAGCTAAGAGACGGAGATAAGAAAGTTTACATGGGCAAAGGTGTATTAAAAGCCGTTGAGAACGTGAACAAGAAAATAGCTAAAGAACTTCAGGGTATCGATGTTTTTGAGCAAAATCTGATTGACAAGGCAATGATTGACCTTGATGGTTCAGAAAACAAAGGAAATTTAGGAGCTAATGCAATCTTAGGCGTTTCTTTAGCAGTAGCTAAAGCAGCAGCTGCAGAAAGCAGACAACCATTATACCGTTATATCGGTGGTGTAAATGCAAATACATTACCAATTCCAATGATGAACATCTTAAACGGTGGTGCACATGCGGATAACAAAATCGACTTCCAGGAATTCATGATTATGCCATTGGGAGCCAGCAGTTTCTCTGAAGCATTACAAATGGGAACTCAGGTATTTCACCACCTGAAAGACGTATTAAAGAAAAAAGGTTATTCAACAAATGTTGGTGATGAAGGTGGTTTCGCACCAAACATCGGTTCAAACGTTGAGGCAATTGAAACTGTTTTAACAGCGATTGAAACTGCTGGTTTCACTCCTGGTAAAGATATCTGGATTGCTATGGATGCAGCTGCATCTGAAATGTACGATTCAAAAACTAAAACTTACAACTTCCATAAATCATCTGGTGAGAAATTAACTTCTGACGAAATGGTTAAGTATTGGGTAGATTGGGCTAATAAATACCCAATTATCTCTATTGAAGATGGTTTAGATGAAGATGACTGGGATGCATGGGAAGCTTTAACTTTAGCTATCGGTAACAAAGTACAGTTAGTAGGTGATGATTTATTTGTAACTAACGTTAAACGTTTACAACAAGGAATCGATAAAAGCATTGCAAACTCTATCTTAGTTAAAGTAAACCAGATCGGTACTTTGACTGAAACTATCAACGCAGTATCATTGGCTCAAAACAGTGGTTACACGTCGGTCATGAGTCACCGTTCAGGAGAAACTGAAGATACAACCATCGCTGATTTAGCAGTAGCTTTAAACTGTGGTCAGATCAAAACTGGTTCAGCTTCACGTTCTGACAGGATAGCTAAATACAACCAATTATTACGTATTGAAGAAGAATTAGGTTCTGCAGCACGTTTCATTGGAAAAGATTTCAAATTCTTGAAAAAATAA
- a CDS encoding FtsB family cell division protein codes for MNRLLEIFRNKYFLSTAAFAVWMLFFDKNDMLSQYEYRAEVHKLQEEKDFYEKQTAQVKKDLNELNTNLNTAEKFAREKYFMKKDNEDVFVIIKATPKD; via the coding sequence ATGAACAGATTACTGGAAATCTTTCGCAACAAATACTTTCTCTCTACCGCGGCATTCGCAGTATGGATGTTATTCTTTGATAAGAATGATATGCTTTCGCAATATGAGTACCGCGCAGAAGTACACAAGCTGCAGGAAGAAAAAGATTTCTACGAAAAGCAAACTGCTCAGGTGAAGAAAGATCTGAACGAACTGAATACCAATCTGAATACTGCTGAAAAATTTGCAAGAGAAAAATACTTCATGAAAAAAGACAATGAAGATGTTTTTGTGATCATTAAAGCAACCCCTAAAGACTAA
- a CDS encoding trimeric intracellular cation channel family protein — MEFTTSQVIEILGTIAFAISGSFSAIQRRLDPFGVLIIAFVTSIGGGTVRDLLLGDTPVKWMRDVNYCLLILVTSLLTIVLKRHRKRFTVTLFLFDSMGLGLFTILGIQKGIAFGLSPGICIALGTITGCFGGVIRDTLLNTIPLIFKKEIYATACILGGILYFTLLFFNLKADVAKVLVIGFIFALRVVVVRYKLSLPRFGY, encoded by the coding sequence ATGGAATTCACGACCTCTCAGGTTATAGAAATTTTAGGGACCATCGCTTTTGCGATCTCGGGTTCGTTTTCTGCTATACAGCGGCGCCTTGATCCTTTTGGGGTACTGATTATCGCTTTTGTAACTTCTATTGGTGGTGGTACAGTCAGGGATTTACTTTTGGGCGATACCCCGGTTAAATGGATGAGAGATGTAAATTATTGTTTGCTGATTTTGGTCACTTCATTACTCACCATAGTTTTGAAAAGACATCGGAAGCGTTTTACTGTAACCTTATTTTTGTTTGACTCCATGGGACTGGGTTTATTTACTATCCTTGGGATTCAAAAGGGGATAGCCTTTGGTTTGAGTCCGGGGATTTGTATCGCACTGGGTACAATTACAGGCTGTTTTGGTGGGGTAATCAGAGATACCTTGCTGAATACGATTCCTCTGATCTTTAAAAAAGAGATTTATGCGACTGCCTGTATTCTGGGTGGGATCTTATATTTTACCTTATTGTTCTTTAACCTGAAAGCAGATGTAGCGAAAGTATTGGTGATCGGTTTTATTTTCGCACTCAGGGTGGTGGTCGTTCGTTATAAGCTTTCGCTGCCGAGATTTGGCTATTAG
- the fabG gene encoding 3-oxoacyl-[acyl-carrier-protein] reductase yields the protein MKLLEGKTALITGASKGIGRKIAEKFAEQGANVAFTYLSSVEKGEALEQELQSFGTKIKGYRSDASKFDEAEKLISDIVAEFGTLDIVVNNAGITKDGLLMRMSEQNWDDVINVNLKSVFNVTKAASKVMMKARKGSFINLSSVVGVQGNAGQANYAASKAGIIGFSKSVAKELGSRNIRTNVVAPGFIRTEMTDILDPKVVQGWEEGIPLKRAGEPEDVANVCVFLASDMSAYVTGQVLSVCGGML from the coding sequence ATGAAACTATTAGAAGGAAAAACAGCATTAATTACTGGTGCTTCAAAAGGAATAGGCCGCAAAATAGCGGAGAAGTTTGCAGAACAGGGTGCGAATGTTGCTTTCACTTATCTGTCTTCAGTAGAAAAAGGAGAAGCTTTAGAGCAGGAATTACAATCTTTCGGTACTAAAATCAAAGGATACCGTTCTGATGCTTCTAAATTTGATGAAGCAGAAAAACTAATTAGTGATATCGTTGCTGAATTTGGTACGCTTGACATCGTTGTGAACAACGCTGGGATTACTAAAGATGGCTTGTTGATGCGCATGAGTGAACAAAACTGGGACGATGTGATCAATGTAAACTTAAAGTCTGTATTTAATGTTACTAAAGCAGCTTCAAAAGTGATGATGAAGGCCCGTAAAGGATCTTTCATTAACCTGAGCTCGGTAGTCGGTGTGCAGGGAAATGCTGGTCAGGCTAATTATGCAGCCTCTAAAGCTGGTATTATTGGTTTCTCTAAATCGGTTGCGAAAGAATTGGGCTCAAGAAATATACGTACTAACGTTGTTGCTCCAGGATTTATCAGGACAGAGATGACTGACATACTGGATCCTAAAGTTGTGCAAGGCTGGGAAGAAGGTATTCCATTGAAACGCGCAGGTGAGCCAGAAGATGTGGCAAATGTTTGCGTATTCCTTGCTTCTGATATGAGTGCATACGTAACCGGGCAGGTATTGTCTGTTTGCGGCGGTATGTTATAA
- a CDS encoding agmatine deiminase family protein, which yields MTSLFDNSPKKAGYSFPAEWAKHEATWLTWPHKEASWPGKIDMIYAPYCEFIKIVAQGEKVRINVNDEATKAFAISKLQEEGADLAQIEFYFNPSNDAWCRDHGPAFLLNPKAEQQKVVIDWGYNAWGGKYPPYELDDVIPTRIADHFSLPVFNPGIVMEGGSVEFNGAGTILTSRACLLNPNRNPHLNQEQIEEYLKECYGAEQVLWVGDGIVGDDTDGHIDDITRFVNANTVLTVVESNPLDENYILLKENLEELKAMRLLNGEPLNIIQLPMPSPVIHEDTRLPASYANFYIANAAVIVPTFRDVNDEIALDIIRGAFPDRKVVGIDSTDIIWGLGSFHCLSQQEPAV from the coding sequence ATGACGAGTCTATTTGATAATTCTCCGAAGAAAGCCGGATATAGCTTTCCTGCTGAATGGGCTAAACATGAGGCTACCTGGTTAACATGGCCGCATAAAGAGGCTTCATGGCCTGGCAAAATTGATATGATTTACGCACCTTATTGTGAGTTTATCAAAATCGTAGCTCAGGGAGAAAAAGTAAGAATCAATGTCAATGATGAAGCAACTAAAGCTTTCGCGATTTCAAAATTGCAGGAAGAGGGTGCGGATTTAGCGCAGATCGAATTTTATTTCAATCCGAGCAATGATGCCTGGTGCCGCGATCATGGGCCTGCTTTTTTGTTGAACCCAAAAGCGGAGCAGCAAAAAGTAGTGATTGACTGGGGTTATAATGCATGGGGCGGGAAATATCCTCCCTACGAGTTAGATGACGTTATACCTACCCGTATTGCAGATCATTTTAGTTTGCCGGTATTCAACCCGGGTATTGTAATGGAAGGTGGGTCTGTGGAGTTTAACGGTGCAGGAACGATTTTAACTTCCAGAGCTTGTCTGTTAAATCCAAACAGAAATCCACATTTGAACCAGGAACAGATTGAAGAGTATCTGAAAGAATGTTATGGCGCAGAACAGGTTTTGTGGGTTGGAGATGGTATTGTAGGTGATGATACAGATGGCCATATTGATGATATTACCCGCTTTGTGAATGCAAATACGGTATTAACTGTAGTAGAGTCAAATCCATTGGATGAGAATTATATCCTTTTAAAGGAAAATCTGGAAGAGCTGAAAGCGATGCGTCTATTGAATGGTGAGCCTTTAAATATCATCCAGTTACCAATGCCATCACCAGTGATTCATGAAGATACCCGTTTACCAGCTTCTTATGCTAATTTTTACATTGCAAATGCTGCGGTAATTGTACCTACTTTCAGGGATGTAAATGATGAAATTGCATTGGATATTATCAGAGGAGCTTTCCCTGACCGCAAAGTAGTGGGGATTGATTCTACAGATATTATCTGGGGGTTAGGTAGTTTCCATTGCTTAAGCCAGCAGGAACCAGCAGTTTAA
- a CDS encoding carbon-nitrogen hydrolase: MAKVQVGLVQMTCTSSKQENLDKAIVKIREVAAQGAQVVCLQELFTSLYFCDVEEYENFKLAETIPGPSTDVLSAVAKELNVVIVASLFEKRAEGLYHNTTAVLDADGAYLGKYRKMHIPDDPGFYEKFYFTPGDLGYKVFKTKYAKIGVLICWDQWYPEAARITALMGADFLVYPTAIGWATTQDEETNKEQYNAWQTIQRSHAIANGVPVVSINRVGEEAGVSFWGGSFVSNPFGSLLYQATHDQEELKVVELDLSKSDRYRTHWPFLRDRRIDTYSPITKRYIDDESI, translated from the coding sequence ATGGCTAAAGTACAAGTTGGATTGGTGCAGATGACCTGCACCAGTAGCAAACAAGAAAATTTAGATAAAGCAATTGTAAAGATCCGTGAAGTAGCGGCCCAGGGCGCCCAGGTGGTTTGCCTGCAGGAGCTTTTTACCTCCCTATATTTCTGTGATGTTGAAGAGTATGAGAACTTCAAATTAGCAGAAACTATCCCTGGCCCGTCTACCGATGTTTTATCGGCCGTTGCCAAAGAATTAAATGTAGTCATTGTTGCTTCTCTGTTTGAAAAAAGAGCGGAAGGATTATATCATAATACGACTGCTGTTCTGGATGCAGATGGGGCCTATTTAGGTAAATATCGTAAAATGCATATCCCGGATGATCCTGGGTTTTATGAAAAATTCTATTTCACCCCTGGTGATTTAGGTTATAAAGTATTCAAAACCAAATATGCGAAAATTGGTGTCCTGATCTGCTGGGATCAATGGTATCCTGAAGCTGCAAGAATCACTGCACTGATGGGTGCTGATTTCTTAGTTTACCCAACTGCAATAGGATGGGCAACTACACAGGATGAAGAAACGAATAAAGAACAATACAATGCATGGCAGACCATTCAGCGTTCACATGCTATCGCGAATGGTGTACCAGTAGTCAGCATTAACCGTGTTGGTGAAGAAGCTGGTGTATCTTTCTGGGGAGGGTCATTTGTATCCAATCCTTTTGGTTCACTTTTATACCAGGCAACACATGATCAGGAAGAATTGAAAGTAGTAGAGCTTGACTTGTCTAAATCTGACCGTTACAGAACACACTGGCCATTTTTACGTGACAGAAGAATTGATACTTATTCACCAATTACCAAAAGATATATAGATGACGAGTCTATTTGA
- a CDS encoding cysteine-rich CWC family protein — MAKHEIIPCERCGVPIECKANSYTKCQCSVVYLDLNEVQYISEHYDSCLCAKCLFELQQEYRDSLTSNPAT; from the coding sequence ATGGCTAAACACGAAATTATACCATGCGAACGTTGCGGTGTGCCAATTGAGTGCAAGGCTAACTCTTACACTAAATGTCAGTGCAGTGTGGTATATCTTGATCTGAATGAAGTACAGTATATCAGTGAACATTATGACAGTTGTCTTTGTGCTAAATGCCTGTTTGAATTACAACAGGAATACAGGGATTCACTAACTTCAAATCCAGCTACTTAA
- a CDS encoding ribonucleoside-diphosphate reductase subunit alpha, which produces MFVEKRDGRKEAVRFDKITARIEKLCYGFNVELVDPIDVAKKVIEGLYDGVTTSELDNLAAETAASLTTKHPDYALLASRIAVSNLHKNTIKSFSKTMEMLYRYIDPKTEKSASLIAEDVWEVIQEHADLLDSTIIYDRDFGFDYFGFKTLEKSYLLKINGEIVERPQHLFMRVSVGIHKGDIDSVIATYNLMSERWFTHATPTLFNAATPKPQMSSCFLLSMQDDSIEGIYDTLKQTAKISQSAGGIGLSIHNVRATGSYISGTNGTSNGIVPMLKVFNDTARYVDQGGGKRKGAFAIYLEPWHADVFAFLDLRKNHGKEEMRARDLFYALWVCDLFMQRVEENGEWSLFCPHEAPGLAECWGEEFNALYTRYEKEGRARKTIKAQELWFAILDSQIETGTPYLLYKDAANGKSNQQNLGTIKSSNLCTEIIEYTSKDEVAVCNLASLALPRYVINGEFDHQKLYDVTYQATLNLNKIIDYNFYPVEEARNSNMRHRPIGLGVQGLADAFILMRLPFESEGARELNKEIFETIYFAAMTASHDLAVKDGAYETFKGSPLSQGKFQFDLWNVTPSSNRWDWESLRKQVVKDGVRNSLLVAPMPTASTSQILGNNECFEPYTSNIYTRRVLSGEFIVVNKHLLKDLVALGLWTPAMKDRIILANGSIQDIAEIPDYIKELYKTVWEIKMRSIIDMAADRGAYICQSQSLNLFINAPNTSKLTSMHFYAWKKGLKTGMYYLRTQAASQAVKFTVENQAGKNMEPVIPAHIDQVVEEITDGPVCSMEEGCISCSG; this is translated from the coding sequence ATGTTTGTAGAAAAAAGAGATGGTCGCAAAGAAGCGGTGCGGTTTGATAAGATCACTGCCCGGATCGAAAAGTTATGTTACGGCTTTAATGTAGAACTTGTTGATCCTATAGATGTAGCCAAGAAAGTAATTGAAGGATTGTATGATGGTGTTACAACCTCAGAATTAGATAATCTTGCTGCTGAGACTGCTGCCTCTTTAACCACTAAACACCCGGACTATGCTTTATTAGCCTCTAGAATAGCCGTGTCAAATTTACATAAGAATACCATAAAGTCGTTTTCAAAGACGATGGAAATGTTATATCGCTATATAGATCCTAAAACTGAAAAATCAGCATCTTTAATCGCTGAAGACGTTTGGGAAGTTATCCAGGAGCATGCTGATTTATTGGACAGCACAATCATTTATGACCGTGACTTTGGTTTCGATTACTTTGGTTTCAAGACCCTTGAAAAATCGTACCTGTTAAAAATTAATGGTGAAATTGTAGAACGTCCACAGCATTTATTTATGCGTGTTTCTGTAGGGATCCACAAAGGTGATATTGACAGTGTAATTGCTACTTATAACCTGATGAGTGAGCGCTGGTTTACCCATGCGACACCAACCTTGTTTAATGCAGCGACACCTAAACCTCAAATGTCATCTTGCTTCTTATTATCCATGCAGGATGATAGTATCGAAGGAATTTATGATACTTTAAAACAAACTGCTAAAATTTCACAAAGCGCAGGTGGTATCGGGTTGAGTATCCACAACGTAAGAGCTACAGGTTCTTATATCAGCGGAACAAACGGAACCAGTAATGGTATCGTACCGATGTTAAAAGTATTCAATGATACTGCACGTTATGTAGATCAGGGTGGAGGTAAGCGTAAAGGTGCTTTCGCTATCTATTTAGAGCCATGGCATGCTGACGTATTCGCTTTCCTTGATTTGCGTAAAAACCACGGTAAAGAAGAAATGCGTGCACGTGACTTGTTCTATGCACTTTGGGTTTGCGATTTATTTATGCAGCGTGTTGAAGAAAATGGCGAATGGAGCCTTTTCTGTCCACATGAAGCACCAGGTCTTGCAGAATGCTGGGGAGAAGAATTTAACGCGTTGTATACACGTTACGAAAAAGAAGGCCGCGCCCGTAAAACGATCAAAGCACAGGAATTATGGTTCGCTATCCTGGATTCACAAATTGAAACCGGTACACCTTACTTGTTATATAAAGATGCCGCAAACGGTAAATCTAACCAGCAGAACTTAGGAACTATCAAAAGTTCTAACTTGTGTACGGAGATTATTGAGTATACTTCTAAAGACGAAGTTGCGGTATGTAACTTAGCTTCACTGGCTTTACCAAGATATGTAATCAATGGAGAATTTGACCACCAGAAATTATATGATGTAACTTATCAGGCTACTTTAAACCTGAATAAAATCATTGATTATAACTTTTACCCGGTAGAAGAAGCAAGAAACTCTAATATGCGCCACAGACCTATCGGTTTAGGGGTACAGGGGCTTGCAGATGCGTTTATCTTAATGCGTTTACCTTTCGAAAGTGAAGGTGCAAGAGAACTGAACAAAGAAATCTTTGAAACTATTTACTTTGCTGCAATGACCGCTTCGCACGATCTTGCTGTTAAAGACGGAGCTTATGAAACTTTCAAAGGTTCTCCTTTATCACAGGGTAAATTCCAGTTTGATCTTTGGAATGTAACGCCATCAAGTAACCGCTGGGATTGGGAATCGTTGCGTAAACAAGTAGTTAAAGATGGTGTACGTAACTCTTTACTGGTTGCGCCAATGCCTACAGCTTCAACTTCTCAGATTTTAGGGAACAATGAATGTTTTGAACCTTATACTTCAAACATCTATACAAGACGTGTATTGAGCGGCGAATTCATCGTGGTTAACAAACACTTATTGAAAGATTTAGTTGCTTTGGGTTTATGGACACCAGCAATGAAAGACAGAATTATTTTAGCTAACGGTTCTATTCAGGACATCGCTGAAATCCCTGATTATATCAAAGAATTGTATAAAACAGTTTGGGAGATTAAAATGCGCAGTATCATTGATATGGCTGCCGATCGTGGTGCTTATATCTGCCAGTCGCAATCTCTAAACTTGTTTATCAATGCACCTAATACTTCTAAACTGACTTCAATGCACTTCTATGCATGGAAAAAAGGTTTAAAAACAGGAATGTATTATTTGCGTACTCAGGCTGCGTCACAAGCGGTGAAATTCACTGTAGAAAACCAGGCGGGTAAAAATATGGAACCTGTAATTCCGGCACATATTGACCAGGTAGTGGAAGAAATTACTGACGGTCCTGTTTGTTCTATGGAAGAAGGCTGCATCAGCTGCTCAGGATAA
- a CDS encoding ribonucleoside-diphosphate reductase small subunit — translation MEEEVLLKENKDRFVLLPIKYPAIWEMYKKSEASFWTAEEIDLSDDQKHWDNLNDGERHFISHILAFFSASDGIVNENLAVNFMSEVQLPEARCFYGFQIMMENIHSETYALLIDTYIKDEAEKDRLFHAIDTVPCVKRKAEWALRWIDGGNFAERLVAFAAVEGIFFSGSFCSIFWLKKRGLMPGLTFSNELISRDEGMHCEFACLLYKMLKNRLSQEAVHGIIKDAVEIEKEFVTDALPVALIGMNAKLMSQYIEFVADRWSSELGYDKIYNATNPFDFMEMISLQGKTNFFEKRVGDYQKSGVLTSSEDKASAFSLDDDF, via the coding sequence ATGGAAGAAGAAGTATTACTGAAAGAGAACAAAGATCGCTTTGTACTTTTGCCGATTAAATATCCGGCAATCTGGGAAATGTACAAAAAGAGTGAAGCTAGTTTTTGGACGGCCGAAGAGATTGATCTGTCTGATGATCAAAAACACTGGGATAATCTTAATGATGGAGAGCGCCACTTTATCTCTCACATCCTGGCATTTTTCTCAGCCAGCGACGGAATTGTGAATGAGAACCTTGCAGTCAACTTTATGAGTGAAGTCCAGTTACCAGAAGCGCGTTGCTTTTATGGTTTCCAGATTATGATGGAAAATATCCACTCTGAAACTTATGCCTTATTAATTGATACTTATATCAAAGATGAAGCGGAGAAAGACAGACTGTTCCATGCTATTGATACTGTACCTTGTGTAAAGAGAAAAGCAGAATGGGCATTGCGCTGGATTGACGGAGGAAACTTCGCAGAACGTCTGGTCGCTTTTGCAGCGGTAGAAGGTATCTTTTTCAGCGGAAGTTTTTGCTCAATTTTCTGGTTGAAGAAACGCGGTTTAATGCCAGGTCTTACCTTTAGCAATGAGCTGATCTCCAGAGATGAAGGTATGCACTGTGAATTTGCCTGCCTGCTTTACAAAATGTTAAAAAACAGACTTTCTCAGGAAGCCGTTCATGGGATCATCAAAGATGCCGTTGAAATAGAAAAAGAATTTGTGACAGATGCACTGCCAGTTGCACTGATCGGAATGAATGCCAAATTAATGTCTCAGTATATTGAATTCGTGGCCGACAGATGGTCAAGTGAATTGGGATATGATAAAATATATAACGCTACTAATCCGTTTGATTTTATGGAGATGATCTCCTTGCAGGGAAAAACCAACTTCTTTGAAAAACGTGTTGGAGATTACCAGAAAAGCGGTGTGTTAACGTCTTCAGAAGACAAAGCTTCGGCTTTCTCTCTGGATGATGATTTTTAA
- a CDS encoding septal ring lytic transglycosylase RlpA family protein: protein MRYCLLLLSIFLFLQVDAQGDTTALDSTALDGSTRIKTGMATYYHRKFEGKRTTSGAKYRRSKLTAAHRSLPFGTIVTVTNVETGKSVDVEINDRGPFTKRYIIDVSEQAAKDLGFFRKGQSKVKISYDKSS from the coding sequence ATGAGATATTGTTTGCTTTTATTGAGTATATTCTTGTTCTTGCAAGTTGACGCACAGGGAGATACTACAGCGCTGGACAGTACAGCTTTAGACGGTTCAACGCGAATAAAAACAGGAATGGCAACCTATTATCACAGGAAGTTTGAAGGTAAAAGAACTACAAGCGGCGCTAAATACCGGCGAAGTAAATTAACAGCCGCTCACCGCTCACTTCCATTCGGTACGATAGTCACGGTCACCAACGTTGAGACAGGAAAATCAGTAGATGTGGAAATCAATGACAGAGGCCCTTTTACAAAAAGATATATTATCGATGTCTCGGAACAAGCTGCCAAAGACCTCGGTTTTTTCAGAAAAGGACAGTCCAAAGTTAAAATCAGCTACGATAAATCCTCTTAA
- a CDS encoding methionine-R-sulfoxide reductase has product MKTIISKSILVAGLVCICSLMACAQKQQKESPSKTNGKMEWNKLTAEEEDVIVHKGTEYPGTGTLLKNTAKGTYTCKRCDAPLYRSESKFESSCGWPSFDDEIKGAVIRIPDADGSRTEIVCANCKAHLGHVFMGEGFTAKNTRNCVNSISMNFVPDK; this is encoded by the coding sequence ATGAAAACGATCATCAGTAAATCGATATTAGTAGCCGGGCTTGTCTGCATTTGCAGTTTAATGGCCTGTGCGCAGAAACAACAAAAAGAATCACCTTCAAAAACCAACGGAAAAATGGAATGGAATAAATTAACCGCAGAAGAAGAAGATGTAATTGTGCATAAAGGCACAGAATATCCGGGGACAGGGACGCTTTTAAAAAACACGGCAAAAGGTACCTATACTTGCAAACGCTGTGATGCACCTCTTTACCGTTCTGAATCAAAATTTGAATCTTCTTGTGGGTGGCCGAGCTTTGATGACGAGATCAAAGGTGCTGTAATCAGGATTCCTGATGCAGATGGATCACGTACCGAAATTGTATGTGCAAATTGTAAAGCACACCTTGGACACGTGTTCATGGGAGAAGGATTTACTGCAAAAAACACAAGAAACTGCGTGAACTCCATTTCAATGAATTTTGTTCCTGATAAATAG
- a CDS encoding helix-turn-helix domain-containing protein, whose product MAKYRKHESAFKLKLVNAHQRGASIHTLSTKWTVSTSQIRKWIDHYKTAGLSGLLRKSNQEYSKEFKLKVIQSYLEKGLSLRDCCLHYQIPSIGIVSSWVKIHKHLGDDGLTAQQKGRKIMKGNKPQKKTEKALTRLEELEKENLYLKAENELLKKLEALTQKKEAPQKKQR is encoded by the coding sequence ATGGCTAAATACAGAAAACACGAATCGGCTTTTAAACTGAAGCTTGTTAACGCTCATCAGCGTGGGGCTTCGATTCATACATTATCGACTAAATGGACAGTATCCACGTCCCAAATCAGAAAATGGATTGATCATTATAAAACAGCAGGCCTCTCAGGGTTATTGAGAAAATCCAATCAAGAATACAGTAAGGAATTTAAGTTAAAGGTTATTCAATCGTATCTGGAGAAAGGATTATCTTTGCGGGACTGCTGTCTACATTATCAGATTCCTTCTATTGGAATAGTAAGCTCCTGGGTAAAAATACATAAGCACTTGGGTGATGACGGCTTAACTGCTCAACAGAAAGGCCGTAAAATTATGAAAGGAAATAAGCCTCAGAAAAAAACCGAAAAGGCATTAACCAGGCTGGAAGAGCTTGAAAAGGAGAATCTATATTTAAAAGCGGAGAATGAATTGCTAAAAAAGCTCGAAGCCTTAACTCAGAAAAAAGAAGCCCCGCAAAAGAAGCAGCGTTAG